One Paracoccus methylovorus genomic region harbors:
- a CDS encoding siderophore-interacting protein — translation MTRKLTARCHVRLSDPHAIIATLCAHLQDHHACHRVLDGVHHITLHNAQAMIRPALPVTEISIEAPDIEPLYFMRQILAEHVLELSAPDQPQIAWQGDGSTLDRPPNFQIMQVTRVETITPRMRRLHLRGDVGRFDQMEALHLNVLVQKDARHPQWPRVGSSGQIIWDNPDSRPDYRKYTVREVERDRATILVDFVLHPEAGPGSALADTAREGDEIGIVGPGGGGLRPADHYLFAGDETALPAIARMLDALPPEAQGRAFIEVEDAAEIQNLATRSSVQVEWLMRRGETGAQLKHAVCAAGLPDPAQGSRYLWVGCEYSAFRAIRAWQRNETDLEKGEHLVVSYWRHGEAAV, via the coding sequence GTGACCCGCAAGCTTACCGCCCGCTGCCACGTCCGGCTGTCCGACCCGCATGCCATCATCGCCACGCTTTGCGCGCATCTGCAGGATCACCATGCCTGCCACCGCGTTCTGGATGGGGTGCATCATATCACCCTGCACAACGCGCAGGCCATGATCCGGCCAGCGTTGCCGGTGACGGAAATCAGCATCGAGGCGCCTGATATCGAGCCACTGTATTTCATGCGTCAGATACTGGCCGAGCATGTCCTTGAACTGTCCGCGCCCGACCAGCCGCAGATCGCCTGGCAGGGCGATGGCAGCACCCTGGATCGCCCGCCGAACTTCCAGATCATGCAGGTCACGCGCGTCGAAACCATCACCCCCCGCATGCGCCGCCTGCATTTGCGCGGCGATGTCGGTCGCTTTGACCAGATGGAAGCGTTGCATCTAAACGTGCTTGTGCAAAAGGACGCACGCCATCCGCAATGGCCCCGCGTCGGGTCCAGCGGCCAGATTATATGGGATAATCCCGACAGCAGGCCCGATTATCGCAAGTATACGGTGCGCGAGGTCGAACGCGACCGCGCCACGATCCTTGTCGATTTCGTATTGCACCCCGAGGCCGGCCCCGGTTCGGCGCTTGCGGATACGGCACGGGAGGGCGACGAGATCGGCATCGTCGGGCCGGGTGGCGGTGGGCTGAGACCGGCCGATCACTATCTTTTCGCGGGCGATGAAACGGCACTGCCCGCCATCGCGCGAATGCTGGACGCACTGCCCCCCGAAGCGCAGGGCCGCGCCTTTATCGAGGTCGAGGATGCCGCCGAGATCCAGAATCTGGCCACGCGTTCCTCGGTGCAGGTCGAATGGCTGATGCGCCGCGGTGAAACGGGGGCCCAGCTTAAACATGCGGTTTGCGCGGCGGGTCTGCCTGATCCGGCACAGGGCAGCCGCTATCTTTGGGTGGGCTGTGAATATTCGGCATTCCGCGCCATCAGGGCTTGGCAGCGCAACGAGACCGACCTTGAAAAGGGCGAACATCTGGTCGTAAGCTATTGGCGACATGGAGAAGCGGCTGTTTAG
- a CDS encoding ABC transporter substrate-binding protein has protein sequence MRALILVLALILPAIARAEIVLTDAAGREVRLDRPARNIATNDSLLLLSLALLEPDPVATVAGWGGPQRLDAGLKAAVRARFPAVDDVPEIAGVTPASTSVEPIIAAAPDLFVVTLWDPGWQPLAERLEAAGIPVLFLENSEDHRIDRVTSSARALHLLGRAMGREDRADAFADFASARMEAIRQAVPADAPRPKVLVEGHAAGPCCAVPGRDNMLAQMVALAGGESFGSGGIAGYDGRVAPETLMIDGPAIYVATGGAHLAGAGGFVIGAGIPPQDAQQSLEQVLAGSIRRNIPAVAEGRAHGVSHQLSISALNVVVTECLARWIHPEIFAHLDPQDTLDRINTDFLAVPLSGSFCIDAP, from the coding sequence ATGCGGGCCCTGATCCTTGTCCTTGCCCTGATCCTGCCCGCCATCGCGCGGGCAGAGATCGTGCTGACCGATGCCGCCGGGCGCGAGGTGCGGCTGGACCGACCTGCCCGCAACATCGCGACCAATGACAGCCTGCTGCTGCTGTCCCTGGCGCTGCTGGAGCCCGACCCCGTCGCCACTGTCGCCGGCTGGGGCGGGCCGCAGCGGCTGGATGCAGGTCTGAAAGCCGCTGTCCGCGCCCGCTTTCCCGCAGTCGATGATGTCCCGGAAATCGCCGGGGTGACCCCGGCATCAACCTCGGTCGAGCCGATCATCGCGGCGGCGCCCGATCTTTTCGTGGTGACGCTGTGGGACCCCGGCTGGCAGCCTTTGGCCGAGCGGCTGGAGGCGGCGGGAATCCCGGTGCTGTTTCTGGAGAACAGTGAAGATCACCGGATTGACCGCGTCACCTCTTCGGCGCGCGCGCTGCATCTATTGGGCCGCGCCATGGGCCGCGAGGATCGTGCCGACGCCTTTGCCGATTTCGCCTCGGCCCGGATGGAGGCCATTCGACAAGCCGTCCCCGCCGATGCGCCCCGGCCGAAAGTGTTGGTCGAAGGGCATGCCGCCGGTCCCTGCTGCGCCGTCCCCGGCCGCGACAACATGCTGGCCCAGATGGTGGCGCTGGCCGGCGGCGAAAGCTTTGGCTCGGGGGGGATCGCGGGATACGATGGCCGTGTCGCGCCCGAGACCCTGATGATCGACGGTCCCGCCATCTATGTCGCCACCGGCGGCGCGCATCTGGCGGGGGCCGGCGGCTTCGTCATCGGCGCCGGCATCCCGCCGCAAGACGCCCAGCAATCGCTGGAGCAGGTGCTTGCCGGCTCGATCCGTCGCAACATCCCCGCCGTGGCCGAAGGCCGCGCGCATGGCGTGTCGCACCAGCTTTCGATCTCGGCGCTGAATGTCGTCGTGACCGAATGCCTTGCCCGATGGATTCATCCCGAAATATTTGCCCATCTGGACCCGCAGGACACGCTGGACCGGATCAACACCGATTTCCTTGCCGTTCCCCTAAGCGGCAGCTTTTGCATCGACGCCCCCTGA
- a CDS encoding TonB-dependent siderophore receptor, with protein MRNGMAWLLRGTALGLLTAGPVWAQDASVMLDPVVIDAEADNAPIARSAASASKTRTPLTETPQAVNVVTRAEIESRGARTVAQALRYTPGIHPEPNGADIRYDWLYIRGSNTYGTIWLDGLILPGDPNNYATPTINPYALDRIEVVKGPASVLYGRSIPGGLVNLVSKRPERQASHEVVLGFSSFGGAQGGFDTTGPLSDTLSYRLVGQVRNNHTQIDRERDRQIMLAPSLTWQVTPDTVLTAFAYYQKDNPDNFNPRFYPATGTLIDNPAGNIPRDLYMGDPSLNEFNRTTRAIGYEFSHRFNDDWSVGQTLRYAKSEQDMLLVLVNPAFAFDAPGTVLNRASAISDDYVTSFNADTRLEGRVVSGAVEHRLLFGVDYLRADSSTNFGNGVAGVPPLDYLDPVYGTVDIPAPAVTRSALQEQTQTGIYAQDQMRWGKWIGTLGVRHDWSRIETHNRISDERYTNKEDQTSYRAGLIYLAENGLAPYVSYSTGFLPLLGVDAFGNPFKAQETRQFELGVKYAPADGRGMISVSVYDMKIKNALTPYDAYSSVQTGEQRVKGAEIEAKYEITPQFSLAASYAYTDGKVTKSNNPVEQGREIQTLPRHQATLWADYRPGQVPGLQLSGGIRAMSDYQTDNSYNPDLRIPGRGLVDVAASYELGGLGPQWDGAAVQLAVTNLFDKEYVSHCRNATGGSCNYGTAREATLNLSYRW; from the coding sequence ATGCGCAACGGTATGGCATGGCTATTGCGGGGAACCGCGCTTGGTCTTCTGACGGCGGGACCGGTCTGGGCACAAGACGCCAGCGTGATGCTGGACCCGGTGGTCATCGATGCCGAAGCCGATAATGCGCCCATCGCACGCAGCGCCGCATCTGCCTCCAAGACCCGCACCCCGTTGACCGAGACGCCGCAGGCCGTCAACGTCGTCACCCGCGCGGAAATCGAAAGCCGCGGCGCGCGCACCGTCGCGCAGGCCCTGCGCTATACCCCCGGCATCCATCCCGAACCGAACGGCGCCGATATCCGCTATGACTGGCTGTATATCCGCGGCTCGAACACTTACGGCACCATCTGGCTGGACGGGCTGATCCTGCCGGGCGATCCGAACAACTACGCCACGCCCACGATCAACCCTTATGCGCTGGACCGGATCGAGGTCGTCAAGGGGCCGGCCTCGGTGCTTTATGGCCGCTCTATCCCCGGCGGTCTGGTCAATCTGGTCAGCAAACGCCCGGAACGGCAGGCCAGCCACGAGGTGGTGCTGGGCTTTTCATCCTTTGGTGGCGCACAGGGCGGGTTTGACACCACTGGCCCCCTTAGCGACACGCTAAGCTATCGCCTCGTCGGGCAAGTCCGCAACAACCACACCCAGATCGACCGAGAGCGGGATCGTCAGATCATGCTCGCGCCCAGCCTGACATGGCAGGTCACGCCGGATACAGTTCTGACCGCCTTTGCCTATTACCAAAAGGACAACCCCGACAACTTCAACCCGCGCTTCTATCCGGCGACGGGCACGCTGATCGACAACCCGGCGGGCAACATCCCGCGCGATCTGTATATGGGCGACCCTTCGCTGAACGAGTTCAACCGCACCACCCGCGCCATCGGATACGAGTTCAGCCACCGCTTCAACGACGACTGGAGCGTCGGCCAGACACTGCGCTATGCCAAATCCGAACAGGATATGCTGCTGGTACTGGTCAACCCGGCCTTTGCCTTTGACGCACCGGGCACCGTGCTGAACCGTGCTTCGGCAATCTCGGACGACTATGTGACCAGCTTTAACGCCGACACCCGGCTTGAGGGTCGGGTCGTGTCCGGCGCGGTCGAGCATCGCCTGCTTTTCGGGGTGGATTACCTTCGCGCCGATTCCAGCACCAATTTCGGCAATGGCGTGGCGGGGGTGCCGCCGCTGGACTATCTGGACCCGGTCTATGGCACGGTGGACATTCCCGCACCCGCCGTGACCCGCTCGGCCCTGCAAGAGCAGACGCAGACCGGCATCTATGCCCAGGACCAGATGCGCTGGGGGAAATGGATCGGCACGTTGGGCGTTCGCCATGACTGGTCCCGGATCGAAACCCATAACCGCATCAGCGATGAGCGGTATACGAACAAGGAGGATCAGACATCGTATCGTGCCGGCCTGATCTATCTGGCCGAAAACGGACTGGCCCCCTATGTCAGCTATTCGACCGGCTTCCTGCCGTTGCTGGGTGTCGATGCCTTTGGCAACCCCTTCAAGGCGCAGGAAACCCGCCAATTCGAGCTTGGTGTGAAATATGCGCCCGCGGACGGACGCGGCATGATCTCGGTTTCGGTCTATGACATGAAGATCAAGAATGCGCTGACGCCCTATGATGCATACAGCTCGGTCCAGACCGGAGAGCAGCGGGTGAAGGGTGCCGAGATCGAGGCGAAATACGAAATCACCCCGCAGTTCAGCCTTGCCGCGTCCTATGCCTATACCGACGGCAAGGTGACCAAATCGAACAACCCGGTCGAACAGGGGCGCGAAATCCAGACCCTGCCGCGCCATCAGGCGACGCTCTGGGCGGATTACCGTCCCGGGCAGGTGCCGGGCCTGCAGCTTTCGGGCGGCATCCGTGCCATGTCGGACTATCAGACGGACAACAGCTACAACCCCGATCTGCGCATCCCCGGCCGTGGGCTGGTCGATGTCGCGGCAAGCTATGAGCTTGGCGGGCTTGGTCCCCAATGGGACGGCGCGGCGGTCCAGCTTGCGGTGACGAACCTGTTCGACAAGGAATATGTCAGCCATTGCCGCAACGCGACCGGAGGAAGCTGCAACTATGGCACTGCGCGCGAGGCGACGCTGAACCTCAGCTATCGTTGGTGA
- a CDS encoding helix-turn-helix transcriptional regulator encodes MMINDRSLMMRVSDMLTRPGVSFDSPEDLDADQMLMRGAFLHRRMREGLTIHLSDAVEEHAFTVTSQLDRGLNCVFFLEGRVDLTIGRRKIAYGRTAAMPPIGAAFLCRETERFQRVSRSAQRLRHLVVSADLDWLTDEAMEAAGLSGGGAALGDDLVDHRWALPTRMISLIAEVFDPAPALPALHNMYLESRAIEIVATTLGAMAKPQIEASRLSPPEMARLRRACDFISEDADGANSVANIAAAAGVSQATLQRLFREAFGLSVFDYVRRGRLSDAHDALQRRRVTIQQAAALAGYSTAANFATAFRRLYGYPPGAIGRAQA; translated from the coding sequence ATGATGATCAACGATCGCAGCCTTATGATGCGCGTCAGTGATATGCTGACCCGTCCCGGTGTCAGCTTTGACAGCCCCGAGGATCTGGATGCCGACCAGATGCTGATGCGGGGCGCCTTTCTGCATCGGCGCATGCGCGAGGGGCTGACGATCCACCTGAGCGATGCGGTAGAAGAGCACGCCTTCACCGTGACCTCGCAGCTTGATCGGGGGTTGAACTGTGTCTTCTTTCTGGAGGGGCGGGTCGATCTGACCATCGGCCGGCGCAAGATCGCCTATGGCCGTACGGCCGCCATGCCCCCCATAGGAGCCGCCTTCCTGTGCCGTGAGACCGAGCGCTTTCAGCGCGTGTCGCGCAGTGCGCAACGTCTACGGCATCTGGTCGTGTCCGCCGATCTGGACTGGCTGACGGATGAGGCGATGGAGGCTGCAGGTCTGTCTGGCGGCGGGGCGGCCTTGGGCGACGATCTTGTGGATCATCGCTGGGCCTTGCCTACACGCATGATCTCCCTGATTGCCGAAGTCTTTGATCCGGCCCCGGCGCTTCCTGCGCTTCACAATATGTATCTTGAATCGCGCGCAATCGAGATCGTGGCCACCACGCTTGGTGCCATGGCAAAACCACAGATCGAGGCGTCGCGTCTGTCCCCGCCCGAAATGGCGCGTCTTCGCCGCGCTTGCGACTTCATCAGCGAAGATGCGGACGGTGCGAACTCGGTTGCCAATATCGCTGCAGCGGCGGGCGTAAGCCAAGCCACCTTGCAGCGGCTTTTCCGCGAGGCGTTTGGCCTTAGCGTATTCGATTACGTCCGGCGCGGCAGGCTTTCCGATGCCCATGATGCGCTTCAGCGGCGGCGAGTCACGATCCAGCAGGCTGCGGCGCTGGCCGGTTACTCGACAGCCGCGAATTTCGCCACCGCATTCCGGCGGCTCTATGGATATCCCCCCGGTGCTATAGGGCGCGCGCAGGCCTAA
- a CDS encoding acyl-CoA dehydrogenase family protein has translation MLMTTITTQLDEIETPQRLADEFGAAAAEDDRTASFPFRQVEALRENGLLALTAPQHLGGRGAGLGVAAQVIREIGRGDPAVGLVLVMQYAQLASLHRGRWPAGLVARVVREAATEGALINALRVEPELGTPMRGGLPATIARRTGDGWLLSGRKIYSTGSEGLRWGIVWARTDEDEARVGQFLVPMQAKGVRIVPTWDTLGLRASSSHEVRFDDVLLPLDHAADIRRPTEWAIRGDETSAWVNLLIAALYTGVAEAGRDWIVGFLKSRVPANLGKPLAELPRMQEAVGAIEERIAVNRRLIASAAEQADAERVPSASETGVIKHVATENAIAAVEGALKLAGNHGIARHNPLERHYRDVLCGRIHSPQEDSVLVVAGRAALGL, from the coding sequence ATGCTTATGACCACGATCACGACTCAGCTCGACGAAATCGAAACCCCGCAAAGGCTGGCCGACGAATTCGGTGCCGCTGCAGCAGAGGACGATCGCACGGCCAGCTTCCCCTTTCGGCAGGTCGAGGCGCTGCGCGAAAACGGGCTGCTTGCCCTGACCGCCCCGCAGCACCTTGGTGGCCGGGGTGCGGGACTGGGGGTCGCGGCGCAGGTCATCCGCGAGATCGGCCGTGGCGATCCGGCAGTCGGTCTGGTGCTGGTGATGCAATATGCCCAACTGGCATCGCTGCATCGCGGGCGATGGCCCGCCGGGCTGGTGGCGCGCGTCGTGCGCGAGGCTGCGACCGAGGGGGCGTTGATCAACGCGCTGCGCGTCGAGCCCGAGCTTGGCACGCCAATGCGCGGCGGACTGCCGGCGACCATTGCCCGCCGAACCGGCGATGGCTGGCTGCTGTCTGGTCGCAAGATCTATTCCACCGGCAGCGAAGGGCTGCGCTGGGGTATCGTCTGGGCTCGCACGGACGAGGACGAGGCCCGCGTCGGGCAGTTTCTTGTTCCCATGCAGGCCAAAGGTGTGCGCATCGTCCCGACCTGGGACACGCTGGGGCTGCGTGCCTCATCAAGCCATGAGGTCCGGTTCGACGATGTGCTGCTGCCGCTGGATCATGCGGCGGATATCCGGCGCCCGACGGAATGGGCCATTCGCGGGGATGAAACCTCGGCCTGGGTCAACCTGCTGATCGCCGCGCTTTATACCGGGGTGGCCGAGGCGGGCCGCGACTGGATCGTCGGCTTCCTGAAGTCGCGGGTTCCAGCAAACCTCGGCAAGCCGCTGGCCGAACTGCCCCGGATGCAAGAGGCCGTGGGCGCCATCGAAGAGCGTATCGCCGTCAATCGCCGCCTGATCGCCTCGGCTGCCGAACAGGCGGATGCAGAGCGGGTGCCTTCGGCCAGCGAAACCGGGGTCATCAAGCATGTCGCCACCGAGAACGCCATCGCTGCCGTCGAAGGGGCGCTGAAACTGGCCGGCAATCACGGCATCGCCCGCCACAACCCGCTGGAACGCCATTACCGCGACGTTCTGTGCGGCCGCATCCACAGCCCGCAAGAAGACAGCGTTCTGGTCGTCGCCGGACGCGCCGCGCTTGGGCTTTGA
- a CDS encoding LLM class flavin-dependent oxidoreductase has product MSVEFIGFIGNHNASEIIPRRGPVIDRDFVRASAAIHEAGGFDRVLLAFHSSTPDSLFVGQYVASVTSRLKLMLAHRPGFTAPTLAARQLATLDHLTDGRVAVHIITGGNDRELEQDGDWLTKDERYARTREYLDIVRQEWTSETPFDYRGDYYRVKGALADIRPKGPEGVPVYFGGSSPAAIDVAGQHADVYALWGETYEQVAQTIAAVRASAARHGRNPRFSLSLRPILAETEDAAWAKAARILEQAKALRAAGDEPRLVNTLNPDQPQNEGSRRLLAAAARGARLDKRLWTEIAALTGANGNSTSLVGTPDQVADAMLDYYRLGISTFLIRGFDPLPDALQYGRDLIPRVRARVAAEFTSSHAAE; this is encoded by the coding sequence ATGTCCGTCGAATTCATCGGCTTTATCGGCAATCACAACGCCTCGGAAATCATTCCGCGTCGGGGTCCGGTCATCGACCGCGACTTTGTCCGCGCCTCGGCTGCGATCCATGAGGCGGGCGGTTTTGATCGTGTGCTGCTGGCCTTTCATTCCTCGACACCCGACAGCCTGTTCGTCGGGCAATATGTGGCCAGCGTCACCAGCCGGCTCAAGCTGATGCTGGCACACCGGCCTGGCTTTACCGCGCCCACGCTGGCCGCGCGACAGCTTGCCACGCTGGATCACCTGACAGATGGGCGCGTTGCCGTGCACATCATCACCGGCGGCAACGACCGCGAACTGGAACAGGATGGCGACTGGCTGACCAAGGACGAGCGTTACGCCCGCACACGCGAATATCTGGATATTGTCCGGCAGGAATGGACCAGCGAAACGCCCTTCGACTATCGTGGCGACTACTACAGGGTGAAGGGTGCCTTGGCGGATATCAGGCCCAAAGGCCCCGAGGGTGTCCCGGTCTATTTCGGCGGTTCGTCCCCGGCGGCGATCGACGTCGCCGGCCAGCATGCCGACGTCTATGCGTTGTGGGGCGAGACCTACGAACAGGTTGCCCAGACAATCGCCGCCGTCCGCGCCTCAGCAGCCCGCCATGGTCGCAATCCCCGTTTCTCATTGTCGCTGCGTCCCATTCTTGCTGAAACCGAGGACGCGGCATGGGCCAAGGCCGCACGTATCCTTGAGCAGGCCAAGGCGCTGCGTGCGGCGGGTGACGAGCCACGGTTGGTCAACACGCTCAACCCCGATCAACCGCAGAACGAGGGTTCGCGCCGCCTGCTGGCCGCCGCTGCCCGGGGTGCCCGGCTGGACAAGCGGCTGTGGACCGAGATCGCTGCGCTGACAGGCGCCAACGGTAACTCGACCTCGCTGGTGGGCACCCCCGATCAGGTGGCCGATGCGATGCTGGATTATTACCGGCTGGGTATTTCGACCTTCCTGATCCGGGGCTTCGATCCGCTGCCGGACGCGCTGCAATATGGCCGCGACCTGATCCCGCGCGTACGTGCGCGCGTTGCGGCCGAATTCACTTCCAGCCACGCTGCTGAATAG
- a CDS encoding ABC transporter substrate-binding protein, with protein sequence MDRNIVTTSRRGLLRSGIGVALAAPFLGLGVGSLARAQGAGGLKPLRFASNASAICLAPVFVAQDHGIFEKHGLEVEIVNFGASTEALLEAIATGKADGGVGMALRWLKALEQGFDVKITAGTHGGCSRLVALQSTGIKELTDLKGKTIGVTDLAAPGKNFFSILLHQAGIDPETDVKWRAFSTDVLEIAAERGEIDAIADGDPRAYFWLNDTPDKYVQIASNLDHGFENRVCCIAGLSGSLVRNDPETARALTRALLEAQDWTVARPEDAAKAFLPQAPKNRSVEDLIAVLKDQTHDHTPTGADLKTEIAQYAEELRAINVFRRSTDPQQFAERVYADVLTA encoded by the coding sequence ATGGACCGAAACATCGTCACCACATCGCGCCGCGGCCTGCTGCGATCGGGCATCGGCGTCGCGCTTGCCGCGCCTTTTCTGGGTCTTGGCGTCGGCTCTTTGGCCCGTGCACAGGGGGCAGGGGGCCTTAAACCGCTCCGGTTCGCCTCGAACGCATCGGCGATCTGCCTTGCCCCGGTCTTCGTTGCGCAAGACCATGGCATATTCGAGAAACACGGGCTCGAGGTCGAGATCGTGAACTTCGGTGCCTCGACCGAGGCGCTGCTGGAGGCCATCGCCACCGGCAAGGCGGACGGCGGCGTCGGCATGGCGCTGCGTTGGCTCAAGGCGCTGGAGCAGGGCTTCGACGTCAAGATCACCGCCGGGACCCATGGCGGCTGCTCGCGTCTGGTTGCGCTGCAATCCACCGGGATCAAGGAGTTGACCGATCTCAAAGGCAAGACCATCGGGGTCACAGACCTTGCTGCGCCGGGCAAAAATTTCTTCTCGATCCTGCTGCATCAGGCCGGTATTGACCCCGAAACCGATGTGAAATGGCGGGCCTTCTCGACCGACGTGCTTGAGATCGCGGCAGAACGGGGCGAGATCGATGCCATCGCCGACGGCGATCCCCGGGCGTATTTCTGGCTGAACGACACACCTGATAAATATGTGCAGATCGCCTCGAACCTGGATCACGGTTTCGAAAACCGGGTGTGCTGCATCGCCGGTCTCAGCGGCAGCCTTGTGCGTAACGACCCCGAGACCGCCCGGGCACTGACCCGCGCACTGCTTGAGGCGCAGGACTGGACCGTGGCCCGCCCCGAGGATGCCGCCAAGGCGTTTCTGCCGCAGGCGCCCAAGAACCGCAGCGTCGAGGACCTGATCGCCGTGCTCAAGGATCAGACCCATGACCACACGCCGACGGGCGCCGACCTGAAGACCGAGATCGCGCAATATGCCGAGGAACTGCGCGCCATCAACGTCTTCCGCCGTTCGACCGATCCACAGCAATTCGCCGAGCGGGTCTATGCCGACGTGCTGACGGCCTAG
- a CDS encoding ABC transporter permease: MASIEIATGVGAQSHPSGSVQRVTLLASLGWFAAVAILLFWQDLTFQPLVRELALCWAVVGGVLAALGLGGNRLGRVGRWTAERAPWLLAIGISAAVWTVLTAKTGILPQPFFPTPQAMLEVFIYDWPKILYSASFSVWLLAKGFFFGAIAGFLIGIGMGWSRAVSYWATPLLRYIGPLPATAWLPLAFFIFPTSGSASVFLIAFSTAFPVAVLTWSGIAAVNRDYYEIARTLGASPLFLILRVAVPAALPHVFVGLFMGLSTSFAVLVVAEMLGVEAGLGWYLQWAQGWAAYANMYAALFVMAAMCSGLITLLFRIRDRVLVWQKGVVRW; this comes from the coding sequence ATGGCTTCCATCGAAATTGCAACCGGGGTTGGTGCGCAATCGCATCCCTCCGGCTCTGTCCAGCGCGTGACGCTGCTTGCCTCGCTGGGGTGGTTCGCGGCCGTGGCAATCCTGCTGTTCTGGCAGGACCTGACCTTTCAGCCGCTGGTGCGCGAACTGGCATTGTGCTGGGCTGTCGTCGGCGGTGTGCTGGCGGCTCTGGGCCTTGGCGGCAACAGGTTGGGCCGTGTCGGCCGCTGGACCGCCGAGCGCGCGCCCTGGCTGCTGGCCATCGGTATCAGCGCGGCGGTCTGGACGGTGCTGACCGCCAAGACCGGCATCTTGCCGCAGCCGTTTTTCCCCACGCCGCAGGCCATGCTGGAGGTGTTCATCTATGACTGGCCCAAGATACTCTACAGTGCCTCGTTCTCGGTCTGGCTGCTGGCCAAGGGCTTTTTCTTCGGTGCCATCGCAGGCTTTTTGATCGGCATCGGCATGGGCTGGTCGCGGGCGGTCAGTTATTGGGCTACGCCGCTGCTGCGCTATATCGGGCCGCTGCCCGCCACCGCCTGGCTGCCGCTGGCCTTTTTCATCTTTCCCACTTCAGGCTCGGCCAGCGTGTTCCTGATCGCCTTTTCCACGGCCTTCCCGGTGGCGGTGCTGACATGGTCGGGCATCGCCGCGGTCAACCGCGACTATTACGAAATCGCGCGGACGCTGGGGGCCTCGCCGTTGTTTCTGATCCTGCGCGTAGCGGTTCCGGCGGCGCTCCCGCATGTTTTCGTCGGCCTGTTCATGGGCTTGTCCACCTCTTTCGCCGTGCTGGTCGTGGCCGAGATGTTGGGCGTCGAGGCGGGCCTGGGCTGGTACCTGCAATGGGCGCAGGGCTGGGCGGCCTATGCCAACATGTATGCCGCGCTGTTCGTGATGGCGGCGATGTGCTCGGGGCTGATCACGCTTCTTTTCCGCATCCGCGACAGGGTGCTTGTCTGGCAGAAAGGAGTCGTGCGGTGGTAG
- a CDS encoding ABC transporter ATP-binding protein: MVAQALKIIPQQAGSAIGIEAVSHRFDLEGAPLPVLDDISFDIEPGSFVALLGPSGCGKSTLLRLIAGLDHPAQGHIRVAGDEVADPDPSRILVFQDPTLFPWRTVRANVALGLEAQGTLKTEGYRVGDAIKLVGLSGFDKAYPHQLSGGMAQRVALARALVNRPNVLLLDEPLGKLDSLTRLAMQTELTRLWQQSGLTAVLVTHDVEEALYLAQRVIVFGPRPARVVADLRVDLPYPRHRGDPRLAELRHEALGHLGLDSIW; this comes from the coding sequence GTGGTAGCACAGGCCCTCAAGATCATCCCGCAACAGGCGGGCAGTGCCATCGGCATCGAGGCGGTCTCGCACCGCTTCGATCTGGAGGGCGCGCCGCTGCCGGTGCTGGACGACATCAGTTTCGATATCGAACCGGGTTCCTTTGTCGCGTTGCTGGGGCCATCGGGTTGCGGCAAGTCCACGCTCCTGCGGCTGATCGCCGGGCTGGATCATCCGGCACAGGGCCATATCCGCGTGGCGGGCGACGAGGTGGCCGACCCAGACCCCTCGCGCATACTGGTCTTTCAGGACCCGACCTTGTTTCCATGGCGCACTGTGCGGGCCAATGTCGCGCTTGGGCTTGAGGCGCAAGGGACGCTTAAGACCGAGGGCTACCGCGTGGGCGACGCCATAAAGCTGGTGGGCCTGTCGGGTTTCGACAAAGCCTATCCGCACCAGCTTTCAGGCGGCATGGCACAGCGCGTGGCCTTGGCCCGGGCGCTGGTCAACCGGCCCAACGTCCTGTTGCTCGACGAGCCGCTGGGCAAGCTCGACAGCCTGACGCGGCTGGCGATGCAGACCGAACTGACCCGGTTGTGGCAGCAGAGCGGGCTGACCGCAGTTCTGGTAACGCATGACGTGGAAGAGGCGCTTTATCTGGCGCAGCGCGTCATCGTCTTTGGCCCGCGTCCGGCCCGCGTCGTGGCCGATCTCAGGGTTGATCTGCCCTATCCCCGCCATCGCGGCGATCCCAGGCTGGCTGAACTGCGCCATGAGGCGCTGGGTCATCTGGGTCTGGATTCAATCTGGTAG
- a CDS encoding YcnI family protein codes for MKTAITVLLLAAPLSMPAMAHIHLNPEQAQRGETVELAFVVGHGCAGAPTTALRVALPVGLADVVPVEKPGWQVSVLPDEIGWQGGPLADGRKEGFSLRATLTADAPDTIAIPVIQICGDIQTRWIEPGANADNPAPVLRVLPAR; via the coding sequence ATGAAGACCGCAATCACGGTGCTGCTGCTGGCCGCGCCGCTGTCCATGCCTGCCATGGCGCATATCCATCTGAACCCGGAACAGGCGCAGCGGGGCGAGACGGTCGAGCTGGCGTTTGTCGTCGGCCATGGCTGCGCCGGGGCACCGACCACCGCCCTGCGCGTGGCGCTGCCTGTCGGGCTGGCGGATGTCGTGCCGGTCGAAAAACCCGGCTGGCAGGTCTCGGTCCTGCCGGATGAGATCGGCTGGCAGGGCGGGCCGCTGGCCGATGGGCGCAAGGAAGGTTTCAGTCTGCGCGCCACCCTGACGGCAGATGCGCCCGACACCATCGCCATTCCGGTGATCCAGATCTGCGGCGACATCCAGACCCGCTGGATCGAACCTGGCGCGAATGCCGACAATCCCGCTCCGGTGCTGCGCGTTCTGCCGGCGCGATGA